The following DNA comes from Metopolophium dirhodum isolate CAU chromosome 8, ASM1992520v1, whole genome shotgun sequence.
ACAACCGAAATATAAATTACTGAAACGTATTATTGACGGTATTgatggtatcaacatttttaccTTTTTCGAGAATGATAAAGTAATTCCACCCGAGAAAGTTTTACCGAACTCAATTTTTATCTTGGATGATGTTATCGGAGaacaacaaaatgtaataaaagattatttttctcGAGGTCGCcacaataaaattgatatattttatctgGCTCAGAGTTATTCAAAAGTACCTAAACAGCTGATACGTGATAATGcaaatttaatagtattgttCAAACAAGAtgaaactaatttaaaacatgtatatCAAGAGCACTGTTCAGGGGACATGacatatgtacaatttaaaaatttttgtatgaCATGTTGGAACCGTGAGATGTTTacatttgttgttatttgtaAAGATTGTGGGCGTGATAACGGACGTTATCGTTTTGGGTTTGATACTTATGTGCTTATATAAGgcgatacaattaataaatattatcatttaaaacgtAGTCATGACGGATGCAACTACTGTTCTAGATGAGCTTGTCAAAGCTAAGGAAAGtattaaacgtaaatatatCGCATTAAAAACAGGCTCGGATAATGTTCAACAACTAATGACACAGACATTAAAACCAATAATCGATCCATTaactaaaatatcgaataaacctcgattaaacaaagaaaatattaacgtCAGCTCGAAAAACTCATTTGCAGACGACTATCAACAGGAAATTGAAAATTGGCTACAGTCTACAGACTTGGATAAAATATACGGTCCGAAAAAACTTCCAAATGGCCATATTATATTGGGCGATAAAGAAGTAAAATTCATCGAAAACACTATACTTATTGACGACGGTACTGTTTATAACTTAACCTCAGGTCTtattcagttattatttttgaaaaatccgCTTGTTTATACCGATAACGATTTAGATGTGTATAAATCTATATTGGCACAGACATCAGCACATATAGCTATtggaagaaaaataataaaaaagggtggctttaaatatacatcaatcatcaataaattatttcccTCGGGCAGTGGACTGTCTATGAAATTGCAGAAAAATAACTTAGTGTATTGGGACAATCCAAACGAGTTGGTCGATCGATTACGTCTACTTCTAGCGTCAAAGGCCGCTGGTAATACAGGCGtttcaaacgaaataatatcgattttcgAGGAATTACGTGAGGCCGGTCTAATAAAGCGAGTTCCAGATGTCTAAACGGGAAATCGCTAACGAACTTCATAAACCAGCAAGGAAAAATTTCACTAGGCGTCGAGTTAACGTCTatggaaaaaatgatttatggcAAGCTGACTTGGTTGAAATGATACCATATTCAAAAGTAAATGGTGGTTACAAATACATCCTGGTTGTAATTGACTGTTTTACGAAATTTTCTTGGGCGAAACCGTTAAAGTCTAAGACAGGTAAAGAAGTTACTAGCGCGATGGCTACAATATTAGTCGAACGTTCACCAAAACTTTTACAACTCGATAACGGAAAAGAATTTTACAACACCACTTTTGACGCTTTGATGAGCAAGTATGGCATACACAAATATTCAACTTTCAGTATTCTAAAGGCTAGCATCGCAGAAAGGATGAATCGTACTTTGAAAGGGAGAATGTATAAGGAGTTTACTGCACGTGGCTCTCGCGAATGGGTTTCAATTCTACCAAAGTTGCTCGACGAATACAATAATTCACCACACAGGACGATAGGAATGACACCAATACAAGCAGATTCCGACCCCGCCTCAGTGGTAATAAAACagcgtaaaattaataatgaaaaaattaaattcaaagtcGGTGATAAAGTTCGTATAAGCACACAGAAAGGCGTATTTACAAAAGGTTATTTACCAAACTGGTCTACGGAAATATTCgagattatcaaaataaataaaacattgccCGCTACTTATCAGTTGCAAGATTATATGAGTAACCCTATTGCCGGTTGTTTTTATTCTTCGGAAATAAGCAAGACCGATTTCCCAAACGAATATTTAATCGAGAAAATTATTCGCAAAAAGGGCGATCAAATGTACGTCAAGTGGCTAGGATtcgataatatacataatagttggataaatacacgtgatgttaaaaaatagtgTCAGTCGTTTTATAACTATGAACGTGTTTGGTAGTTCTCAGGTGAGTGACACTAGGAGAATTATTTCAGATATTCAGTCAAGTAACAAAACGATACTAAATGATACGAAACTCCAACAGAAAGAAATTGATACTTTGAaaagtaatattgttaatcTACATGATAAGATACAAttgttggaaaataatatacaaacaagtAATAAGTCTTTATTAAATTGCGAAAATCGTATGTCGGAGCTATTTAATAACTGTGCTGAAACTAGTACAGCAATCGCTATCCAGGGGCTTGACGTGGCTCAATTAAAAGCTGAAGTAAATCGTATAACtggaatatttgatgaaaattcatTACCGAATCATGGAACATATATTTCAGATTTAAACTCACGTTTAGAGATCATTGAAggcaaaaaaattaagaaaacttaattttatttaatatacttactaattaGTTGGTTAAATATATGAGAAATTGAAGTATAATTTCAGTCGACCTGTATACCCCATTGTGTGCGGTAGTCCTCTGTcagtgatataaatatttacaataatttaataaaacctgTAATTATGTCGTCGGCTATCGTAGACATGCATTGCATTCttggaacaaaaaataaatattttattaaagaaatgtCTATAGTCGACACAGCAACGTGGGCAACTCAAcactggatttttaaaaattcaaaaactatgcAAGACAACAAGAGTGAAAAAACTAACAAGTGGCTGGAACATAACTATCATAAACTAACTATAGAATATGGTGATGTTGAGTATGAAGAATTAAGTAGAATATTGAACTCATTAAAATTCACCTGCATTTATGTCAAAGGCGAACAGAAAAAACAGATGCTCGCAGAATTTATACCTCAAGTCGCAATAATCAACATCGAAGACCTTGGATGTCCACGTTTGGATCAAATATGCGATGAAGAAACCTTACCTtgctgtatttttcatatggaatttaatccaaaacaatgtacattctataaagtatttgctataaggaaatggtttataaataattcttaaagatttttgtatacattttatttaataaacataataatattttaacattgttttttattttatttttacatttataagattttttaattaaatatattggcaAAAACATGGTTATAGCTTAAACAAttatacaggaaaaaaaaaatattacaagaaaACATTGTAAACTATCTTACATATCTAGCAAAAGCATACTGATACGGTATagagtatttacaaattatacaatataaaaattatacatttacatacaaagtatacattataaaggtgttaatactacaaatttatacactaatctaatattttacaaaaatatttacaaattacacaataatctattatcaagtatttacattatataacaattaataggataatatttacaagttatttacaataatcaatatataacaaaacaataaaactatataacaaaaaaataagttaagtttctgaaataaaactatttagttGTGTAACAAAGAAGCTCCCTCATAAACTCTTTATCCAGTTTACTCAATCGTCGCCCTCTGTCATCTACCTCATAGTCGAGTTCAGGCCATTCATCCTCGGGTTCATCttccctataaaatataaaagtaaaatcattacaataatttaaaaatatataaatgtattaactcaCTCTATACTATAATGTCCATGTgctaatgtatgtattttatcctCTAGCACCACCCTCTTGTCATCATAGCTGTTATACGttaatttctttgtttttatcgtCATCAGTTGGTGGTTGAATGATCTTATCGATACATTCTCTGTATATAATTCCAATCCATCTTCTTCAAACAAACACTTCCTATGATCTTCAAGAGTCATGTGGTTTTTAACCACATGACCTCTTATCCCCTTCGCTTTGATTTTTTCACCACAAACTCTTTCCTCCGGTCCGGCATACACATTGAAAGCATATGACTTGGCTCTCAATCCACAGAATTCAGTAATTATATCACCATCCACTTCATCAGAAAAGTATCCTGGGGACTTCTTTCTTTCTATCACATGGCACGGATGGTCACTGGGTAGGTTGCCAGTATCCATCCGGTCCAACAAGCTACTGTTAGCCGCCAAGTCTTTGTAGAAGTCATCCGTTTGAATGTGATACACTAGTGAATCTAGAAAaagaatgatattaaattaatataatatatacatgagattattttaattatatttacctgtGTCAGTATACATAAGAGTTAATCTAGGGCCATAGTGTTTCTTCATTACATTGTAATGATAGTCATACATCATTGTTTTTGATATGTCTAGTACTGCAAatcctgaaaaataataaaatgtgttaatagATGTATGATAAAAGtggtaaaaagtatatttaccaatatatataggtttatcgaatctaataattgtattctcTAAAGCGACAGCGTTTAGGTTTTCATTATAATTGGTACAGTGTTTGAATGTACACTTGTTAATCAGTTTCTGCAACCTCCTCTCACACGACACCAACTCCATCTTCATCTCTTTCCTCTTCGATTGCATTGTTTtacctgtaaaaataaaatattaataaaaatataataaatagtataaagtaaCATACCAAATACAGCATTGTTCATCAGCTTAAAAAAGTCTTTCTCAAAATCGTTCTTAGCCTTCTTCCTCATCTCTGtgtttaacttaatatatttagccAACCAATCCGACTGGCTAAACTGAATAACTctgtgtacctataaaaaataagagaaatgttaaaaatctgcttaaaatcttataaaatataaatatttactttttcaacTATCAAACCATTCTTAATGGCCTGCTGTAGGTTCCTATAATGTATGATGTAATTCTCCTTTTTCTCAAATGTCGCCATCAACTTCCTCACCTTCGACCCTCGAGGCACGCTGTTTTGCGGCAGGAAAGGCAGGTCGTTATGCTTATCATGTAATTTTTGTGGGTATGTTACATCCACCTCATACACTCGCCCTATGGGTGATGTGTCGTTCAAATCATCAAGTCCGTTTAATGTAGGTTCGACCCAGTTGAACCCACCGTACGGCATGTACTGGGACATTGCCCACCCGTACAAGttgttacctataaaaaaaaaacttaataagtatgaaaatattattaagttttgaaaaaatatacttacagtCCTGATACACTATCCACGATTTCTCTTTTGTCTCATCATACCCCGGGGTCTTTGCATTATTCGCCTTCGCATATCGTTTGCTCGCTTGAACCAATCCACcacgtatacctataaaaataaataagattattatatatatacacatttaaaaataatatactaaccaTTCTCGAACATCAACAACATGTCGTAATCGTCCAGCAACTGCAGCTTTTGCCCCGTGAACTTAAGCATCGCATCGAAACTAAGTCCAGGGGCGGTGAAATAATGGGCGGCGTCCAGGTTGTATGCCCTCATGCACACGTCGCGGAAGTTTTCGAACACATCAGCCAACAGCAATACATCGATTTTGAGATACAGGTCTGAATACTCGCCCAACGTCGTACAGCCAAAGTGGTCCCAAACCAACTTCGCGTGCTCAAAGTCTTCCTCCTTAATCCCGGTCTCTGTCAACGTACTATAAAATTCTCTTTTCCTCGGTAACCTCGTCTCCTCCAGCCGCTCCCAACTATCCGTGTACTCGTACGGGTACACCCCCTTACGAGTCACGAGCGGCATATCTCCGGCGACAAAATGTTTGGCTGTCTCACGGAAGTTCTCATGTTCGGGTGTAACTAAATTTTCGGCCAGGGACGACAGACTCGACGCCATGAACCGAAACGTGTCGATAAACCGAACAGTGAAGgtactacttatatatttcGAGAAAGATATAAATTTCTCCTCACTGTTCGGTATAACGTTGATCGCCTGTGTATCATACCCAAGTTCAGTGATTATGAAGTGCGAGTCGTAGTTTGAGAGATTATGAAAAAAGACAGGGACAAATTTAGGCTGTTGTAACTCTAAGTTACACCTAGAGCACAAGGTCTGCCTAAATTTACCCGTTAAATGATCATGATCCCTAACCTTACCGCCCCCGGctaatatgcatttgcataagTTACACGCATTACACTCTTTATGTGTTTTTTCTTCGTCCTCAGTAATGGTTATAGGTATATTCGTCTTCATCAGACCTTCAATTTTCCGGGCCACATCAACTATCGTCT
Coding sequences within:
- the LOC132951194 gene encoding uncharacterized protein LOC132951194, whose product is MFNCDQCPSVFARKDGLVKHEITHAGIRFPCTVCTSTFNYKSHVNRHLKNIHGIVNVPTHLRPMPAAPIITQPVEQRIVQVAPAQVQIAPQIFVPDVPAGGSNMLTEDEMCMEAMDEFEDTDSYTVTVNGKRVSTANTASAANVKRVRLNLVKAPGFVEILSSANRKIVWYYAKNIGNTTIYSDFIRPLMPELVILLKTSVQKHTIKFNLKLEATYNRPNVPNSSENRAFKTVATEIYPDSDIRTIVERAYMKLVQEKDDYIGRGSGFTLESIDGLLLAVYKYTPMGGSSYIKLPEYIDRKRGTINPQNTDQECFKWAILARLVAEKLSDRYKYFVGENYKKHEKNYNFNSISFPTPLSDIAKFEKNNNNVSINVYGLDKKFQAPRKYPTYEVYPLRVVDEEKKDHFDLLLVTDGENKSHYVYISNFSRLIRAQKTRHNGSVIFCKRCFTSFDNQNLKFKLSGQEALDQHKLICGAHKPILPEMPKEGDCVEFRAWKNTVRHPFVIYADFEAILTKAEEKKGGNTTIIQNHEPMSYTFFVKASDDVPAELLVQHEIPAGPVKHRGSENRTDVARHFVETIVDVARKIEGLMKTNIPITITEDEEKTHKECNACNLCKCILAGGGKVRDHDHLTGKFRQTLCSRCNLELQQPKFVPVFFHNLSNYDSHFIITELGYDTQAINVIPNSEEKFISFSKYISSTFTVRFIDTFRFMASSLSSLAENLVTPEHENFRETAKHFVAGDMPLVTRKGVYPYEYTDSWERLEETRLPRKREFYSTLTETGIKEEDFEHAKLVWDHFGCTTLGEYSDLYLKIDVLLLADVFENFRDVCMRAYNLDAAHYFTAPGLSFDAMLKFTGQKLQLLDDYDMLLMFENGIRGGLVQASKRYAKANNAKTPGYDETKEKSWIVYQDCNNLYGWAMSQYMPYGGFNWVEPTLNGLDDLNDTSPIGRVYEVDVTYPQKLHDKHNDLPFLPQNSVPRGSKVRKLMATFEKKENYIIHYRNLQQAIKNGLIVEKVHRVIQFSQSDWLAKYIKLNTEMRKKAKNDFEKDFFKLMNNAVFGKTMQSKRKEMKMELVSCERRLQKLINKCTFKHCTNYNENLNAVALENTIIRFDKPIYIGFAVLDISKTMMYDYHYNVMKKHYGPRLTLMYTDTDSLVYHIQTDDFYKDLAANSSLLDRMDTGNLPSDHPCHVIERKKSPGYFSDEVDGDIITEFCGLRAKSYAFNVYAGPEERVCGEKIKAKGIRGHVVKNHMTLEDHRKCLFEEDGLELYTENVSIRSFNHQLMTIKTKKLTYNSYDDKRVVLEDKIHTLAHGHYSIEEDEPEDEWPELDYEVDDRGRRLSKLDKEFMRELLCYTTK